The Coccidioides posadasii str. Silveira chromosome 2, complete sequence genomic interval TACGGTGGCGGCCATCATTCTGGCGGAAGGTGAGTTCTTTTTCCGCTCACGTCTCGGCGAGCGTTGCTTTGGATTACTTTCCGAGCACAGTCCTGCGTCGAGCTCGTCTCATCTCCTTCTTGACTTGTGCTGATTAGCATTAAAGTGGTTACAGAAGCGGTGGCTACGGTGGAAGCAATGGATATTCTCATGGTAATTCGAACGGCTATGGATCCTATGGTGGCAACTCCCACGGTAGTGGTGTCGGCTCACATGGAGGCGGCCATCACGGTGACCGGATGTCCAATCTCGGTTCTGGTTTGAAGCAACAAGAATGGGGTATGTTAAATTCCACTAATTCCCTCGTGTGTCTTTTGCTAATATTTTGTCTAGATTTGAACGCCCTGCCTAAGTTCGAGAAGCACTTCTACAAGGAACACCCCAACGTGACTAATCGCTCCGCACAAGACGTGGAAGCTTTCCGAAAAGAACATGAAATGACTGTCTATGGAAAGAATGTTCCTCGCCCCGTTGAAACATTTGACGAAGCCGGCTTCCCCCAATACGTGATCTCTGAAGTTAAGGCTCAGGGATTCGCTAAACCCACACCCATCCAATCTCAAGGTTGGCCTATGGCCTTGTCTGGGCGCGACGTTGTTGGTATTGCAGAAACCGGGTCGGGAAAAACTTTGACATATTGCTTGCCTGCTATCGTCCACATCAATGCTCAGCCTCTGCTCGGCCCTGGCGATGGGCCAATCGTACTTGTTCTGGCGCCAACTCGCGAGTTGGCCGTTCAAATCCAAGCCGAAATTACAAAGTTCGGAAAGTCTTCACGCATTCGAAACACCTGCGTCTACGGAGGTGTCCCAAGAGGACCTCAAATTCGCGATCTTTCCCGCGGTGTCGAAGTCTGTATCGCCACTCCTGGTCGTTTGATTGATATGCTTGAAGCGGGAAAGACAAACCTTCGTCGGGTTACTTACCTCGTTCTCGATGAAGCAGATCGCATGCTTGATATGGGTTTCGAGCCCCAAATTCGGAAGATTATCGGGCAAATTCGTCCTGATAGACAGACTTGCATGTGGTCGGCTACCTGGCCAAAGGAAGTCCGACAGCTTGCTCATGACTTTCTCCACGATTATATCCAAGTATATATTGGATCCCAAGACCTCTCCGCTAACCATAGGATCACCCAAATCGTTGAGATTGTGTCGGATTTCGAAAAGCGTGATCGCATGATCAACCATCTCGAACGTATCATGGATGACAAGAAGTCCAAGATCCTCATCTTCACTGGCACAAAACGTGTGGCAGATGATATTACCCGATTCCTCCGTCAAGATGGATGGCCAGCTTTGTGTAAGTTGGAAACACCACCCCTCCCATGTATTTTAAAGCATGACACTAACTGATTTAAATATATAGCTATCCATGGTGATAAGCAACAGAATGAGCGTGATTGGGTTCTAAATGAATTCAAAACTGGCAAAAGCCCGATCATGGTAGCCACTGACGTGGCTTCGCGTGGTATTGGTATGATCAATTTG includes:
- the DBP2_1 gene encoding ATP-dependent RNA helicase dbp2, variant 2 (EggNog:ENOG410PGKN~COG:A) — translated: MSYGGGYSSSRDHYGGGHHSGGSGYRSGGYGGSNGYSHGNSNGYGSYGGNSHGSGVGSHGGGHHGDRMSNLGSGLKQQEWDLNALPKFEKHFYKEHPNVTNRSAQDVEAFRKEHEMTVYGKNVPRPVETFDEAGFPQYVISEVKAQGFAKPTPIQSQGWPMALSGRDVVGIAETGSGKTLTYCLPAIVHINAQPLLGPGDGPIVLVLAPTRELAVQIQAEITKFGKSSRIRNTCVYGGVPRGPQIRDLSRGVEVCIATPGRLIDMLEAGKTNLRRVTYLVLDEADRMLDMGFEPQIRKIIGQIRPDRQTCMWSATWPKEVRQLAHDFLHDYIQVYIGSQDLSANHRITQIVEIVSDFEKRDRMINHLERIMDDKKSKILIFTGTKRVADDITRFLRQDGWPALSIHGDKQQNERDWVLNEFKTGKSPIMVATDVASRGIACRASNCASLLHTFLATVEGPEFYI
- the DBP2_1 gene encoding ATP-dependent RNA helicase dbp2 (EggNog:ENOG410PGKN~COG:A~BUSCO:6086at33183), coding for MSYGGGYSSSRDHYGGGHHSGGSGYRSGGYGGSNGYSHGNSNGYGSYGGNSHGSGVGSHGGGHHGDRMSNLGSGLKQQEWDLNALPKFEKHFYKEHPNVTNRSAQDVEAFRKEHEMTVYGKNVPRPVETFDEAGFPQYVISEVKAQGFAKPTPIQSQGWPMALSGRDVVGIAETGSGKTLTYCLPAIVHINAQPLLGPGDGPIVLVLAPTRELAVQIQAEITKFGKSSRIRNTCVYGGVPRGPQIRDLSRGVEVCIATPGRLIDMLEAGKTNLRRVTYLVLDEADRMLDMGFEPQIRKIIGQIRPDRQTCMWSATWPKEVRQLAHDFLHDYIQVYIGSQDLSANHRITQIVEIVSDFEKRDRMINHLERIMDDKKSKILIFTGTKRVADDITRFLRQDGWPALSIHGDKQQNERDWVLNEFKTGKSPIMVATDVASRGIDVRDITHVLNYDYPNNSEDYVHRIGRTGRAGAKGTAITLFTTDNAKQARDLVNILTESKQQIDPRLAEMARFGGGGGGGGRWGGRGRGRGGFTASNAAPLGHNRRW